A region of Flavobacterium album DNA encodes the following proteins:
- a CDS encoding tetratricopeptide repeat protein → MNIDRSQVRINIALLIMTFIVTVKSYSQKTVREYFDDGITYAGNEDYQNAASSFKYIVDNHPKDSLYPLALYNVAYVYAAGEDYMNAIPSYERILASDLKEDDLIGGDIMASPYANYKYKASRDLCRIYIAKEDYEKALEYLILSDEKYPYIHFCANKGCSNETELALNYALLYEKTGHKDKAREKLLSYALNGTERILDELKIYLSEEKDVKAKFDRSLKAIESEKKDDYTNYFITFLGAKMYVGWGDDTSGVFDKKQAIKDIKRSDFYKMLEALKN, encoded by the coding sequence ATGAATATTGATAGATCGCAAGTTAGAATTAATATAGCCTTACTGATAATGACATTTATAGTGACAGTAAAGTCATATTCCCAAAAAACAGTAAGAGAATATTTTGATGATGGTATAACATATGCCGGAAATGAAGACTATCAGAACGCCGCATCATCGTTTAAATATATAGTTGATAATCATCCCAAGGACAGCCTTTACCCTCTTGCACTTTATAATGTTGCCTATGTTTATGCAGCCGGTGAAGATTATATGAATGCAATACCTTCTTATGAAAGGATCCTTGCGAGTGATCTAAAAGAAGATGATCTCATTGGGGGTGACATTATGGCTAGTCCTTATGCTAATTATAAATATAAGGCAAGCCGCGACCTTTGCCGGATCTATATTGCTAAAGAGGATTATGAAAAAGCTCTTGAGTACCTGATACTTTCTGATGAAAAATATCCATACATTCATTTTTGTGCAAACAAAGGGTGCAGCAATGAGACTGAATTGGCTCTAAATTATGCACTTCTCTATGAGAAAACAGGGCATAAGGATAAAGCACGTGAAAAGCTGCTTTCGTATGCACTAAACGGCACTGAACGAATTCTGGATGAACTTAAGATCTATCTTTCTGAAGAAAAGGATGTAAAAGCAAAATTCGACAGATCTTTAAAAGCTATTGAAAGCGAAAAAAAAGACGATTATACGAATTACTTCATTACTTTTTTAGGCGCTAAGATGTATGTGGGCTGGGGTGACGATACAAGCGGTGTGTTTGATAAAAAGCAGGCTATAAAAGATATTAAGAGGTCAGATTTTTACAAGATGCTTGAGGCTCTTAAAAATTGA